A DNA window from Theobroma cacao cultivar B97-61/B2 chromosome 5, Criollo_cocoa_genome_V2, whole genome shotgun sequence contains the following coding sequences:
- the LOC18599929 gene encoding uncharacterized protein LOC18599929: MDAGNYLEAIAMRVALEWEREKTSVMRESLRDDEVALLEKALEHSMLMGKKEETLAEIELREKLIDDFMVFVGAVENNDVEIAQTFDEKAMMDAIFAMLNSDGNSGGNGEGLGGAYGGHNDLDVAIEGTGRDGGEGSKAGGEGGSCNGDHRK, translated from the exons ATG GATGCAGGAAATTACCTTGAGGCGATCGCTATGCGAGTTGCATTGGAATGGGAGAGAGAAAAGACCAGTGTTATGAGAGAGTCGTTGAGAGATGATGAAGTTGCACTTCTAGAGAAGGCGCTAGAACACTCAATGCTAATGGGAAAGAAGGAGGAAACGCTTGCAGAGATAGAATTACGGGAAAAACTGATTGACGATTTCATGGTTTTTGTTGGAGCTGTTGAGAATAACGATGTCGAGATTGCTCAGACTTTTGATGAGAAAGCTATGATGGACGCTATTTTTGCTATGCTGAACAGTGATGGCAACTCTGGCGGGAACGGTGAAGGACTTGGCGGCGCTTACg GCGGGCATAACGACCTTGATGTCGCTATTGAAGGAACAGGGCGTGACGGCGGTGAAGGCAGCAAAGCTGGTGGAGAGGGCGGCAGTTGCAACGGTGACCACCGTAAGTAG